One window from the genome of Actinoplanes teichomyceticus ATCC 31121 encodes:
- a CDS encoding NAD(P)H-dependent flavin oxidoreductase, whose protein sequence is MALPALLDGTLSIPVIASPMFLCSGPDLVIAQCRAGVVGSFPALNARPAGLLGEWLERIEAETAACPGAAPFAVNQIVHRSNKRLEQDMAVIMEHRVPIVITSLGARPEINDAVHSYGGIVLHDVISNEFARKAIEKGADGIIAVAAGAGGHAGTQSPFALLQEIRAWFDGPLVLSGAIAHGRAVLAAQAAGADLAYVGSAFLAAAEATVAPAYQRMIVESSAKDIVYSNLFTGVHGNYLRGSIEAAGLDPDDLPVSDPSAMNFGAATDTKAWRDIWGAGQGIGVIDAVRPAAELIARLRAEYEDARRALASA, encoded by the coding sequence ATGGCCCTGCCCGCTCTGCTCGACGGCACGCTGTCGATCCCGGTGATCGCGTCCCCGATGTTCCTGTGCTCGGGACCCGACCTGGTCATCGCCCAGTGCCGGGCCGGCGTCGTCGGCTCGTTCCCCGCGCTCAACGCCCGCCCGGCCGGGCTGCTCGGCGAGTGGTTGGAGCGCATCGAGGCGGAGACCGCGGCCTGCCCCGGCGCGGCCCCGTTCGCGGTCAACCAGATCGTGCACCGCTCCAACAAGCGCCTCGAGCAGGACATGGCCGTGATCATGGAGCACCGGGTGCCGATCGTGATCACCTCGCTCGGCGCGCGGCCGGAGATCAACGACGCCGTGCACTCGTACGGCGGGATCGTCCTGCACGACGTGATCAGCAACGAGTTCGCCCGCAAGGCGATCGAGAAGGGCGCCGACGGGATCATCGCGGTCGCCGCCGGGGCCGGTGGGCACGCCGGGACGCAGTCGCCGTTCGCGCTGCTGCAGGAGATCCGCGCGTGGTTCGACGGGCCGCTCGTGCTCTCCGGGGCCATCGCGCACGGCCGCGCCGTCCTCGCGGCGCAGGCGGCGGGCGCCGATCTGGCGTACGTGGGAAGCGCCTTCCTCGCCGCGGCCGAAGCCACCGTCGCCCCCGCCTACCAGCGGATGATCGTGGAGAGCAGCGCGAAGGACATCGTCTACAGCAACCTGTTCACCGGCGTGCACGGCAATTACCTGCGCGGCAGCATCGAGGCCGCCGGGCTCGACCCGGACGATCTGCCGGTCTCCGACCCGTCCGCGATGAACTTCGGCGCCGCCACGGACACCAAGGCGTGGCGCGACATCTGGGGCGCCGGGCAGGGCATCGGCGTGATCGACGCGGTCCGCCCGGCCGCCGAGCTGATCGCCCGGCTCCGGGCCGAGTACGAGGACGCCCGCCGCGCCCTGGCGTCCGCCTGA
- a CDS encoding S8 family peptidase, with protein sequence MSPVRHHRAAAVLAGTALAVVTTAPAFAAEATGTVLHAGSPTAVAGTYLVTFKDGVQADQARAGRLAAPYGGSVAKVFGHAIEGYTAHLTARQAARLAADPSVASVEADQTVTVADTQNSAPWGLDRIDQRALPLSGTYTYGPSSGTTVYVIDTGIRTTHQDFGGRASYGYDAVDGDNVAQDGNGHGTFVAAVAVGSTYGVAKNASVVGVRVLNNNGSGTTAGVIAGIDWVTAHAVAGRSVANLSLGGGASTTLDAAVRRSIAAGIPYAIAAGNSGVNASTNSPARVTEALTVGSTDRTDARASWSNYGSVLDVFAPGVSITSAWRTGDTATYTGSGTSFSSPHVAGAAALYLSAHPGASVATVNAAVVGTATTGVVTGAGSGSPNRLLYTGSLAG encoded by the coding sequence ATGAGCCCCGTACGTCATCACCGAGCCGCCGCCGTGCTCGCCGGCACCGCCCTCGCCGTCGTCACGACGGCGCCCGCCTTCGCCGCCGAGGCGACCGGAACCGTCCTGCACGCCGGCAGCCCGACCGCGGTCGCCGGCACGTACCTGGTCACCTTCAAGGACGGCGTGCAGGCCGACCAGGCCCGGGCCGGCCGGCTCGCCGCCCCCTACGGCGGCTCGGTCGCCAAGGTCTTCGGCCACGCGATCGAGGGCTACACCGCGCACCTGACCGCCCGGCAGGCCGCCCGGCTGGCCGCCGACCCCTCGGTGGCCAGCGTCGAGGCCGACCAGACGGTGACCGTCGCGGACACCCAGAACTCCGCGCCGTGGGGCCTGGACCGGATCGACCAGCGGGCGCTGCCGCTGAGCGGCACCTACACGTACGGGCCGAGCAGCGGCACGACCGTCTACGTGATCGACACCGGGATCCGCACCACCCACCAGGACTTCGGCGGGCGGGCCAGCTACGGCTACGACGCGGTGGACGGCGACAACGTGGCGCAGGACGGCAACGGGCACGGGACGTTCGTGGCGGCGGTCGCGGTGGGCAGCACGTACGGCGTCGCCAAGAACGCCAGTGTGGTCGGCGTCCGGGTGCTGAACAACAACGGTTCGGGCACCACGGCCGGGGTGATCGCCGGCATCGACTGGGTCACCGCGCACGCGGTGGCCGGGCGCTCGGTGGCGAACCTCAGCCTCGGCGGCGGCGCCAGCACCACCCTCGACGCGGCGGTCCGGCGGTCGATCGCGGCCGGCATCCCGTACGCCATCGCGGCCGGCAACTCCGGCGTCAACGCGAGCACCAACTCCCCGGCCCGGGTCACCGAGGCGCTCACCGTCGGCTCCACCGACCGCACCGACGCGCGGGCGTCCTGGTCGAACTACGGTTCCGTGCTCGACGTGTTCGCCCCGGGCGTGTCGATCACCTCGGCGTGGCGCACCGGCGACACCGCGACGTACACCGGCAGCGGCACCTCGTTCTCGTCGCCGCACGTCGCCGGGGCGGCCGCGCTCTACCTGAGCGCCCACCCGGGCGCCTCGGTGGCGACGGTGAACGCGGCCGTCGTCGGCACGGCCACCACGGGCGTGGTCACCGGCGCGGGCTCCGGATCGCCGAACCGCCTGCTCTACACCGGATCGCTGGCCGGCTGA
- a CDS encoding alpha-keto acid decarboxylase family protein, with protein MSSTITLAEYLGRRLTQAGVAHLFGVPGDFNLTLLDHLATVPGLRWVGSPNELGAGYAADAYARARGLSAIVTTYGVGELSCINAIAGSAAEDVPVVHVVGGPATVAVVGRRRLHHTLADGVFDRFEMAYAQVTVHQETVVAERATEQVDAVLLAAMTYRKPAYLSIPQDLATLPVDPAPLARPLTVAAPTAAELQARLSGLFAVAERPVLVVGHLVARHGLAEPVRRAARQANIPLVTSLAAKGCIDESEPLFRGTYAGTMVDRGASDLVADADLVVELGTVATDVLSGFFTHRTPDEQVVHVGAAELAGAVRVLERLCAGRRFADRPAAPRPAYYAPADPDAPLTQDGLWATVQEWLPPGMAVLADTGTSFWGAAALRLPDDTVLLGQPIWNSIGYALPAVLGQGLADPGRRPILFIGDGAAQMTVQELSTITAHGLTPIIVLLNNRGYTIERALQSPDAGYNDVAAWDWSYLAAALTGDKVEYRLARTAAELRHALDVAGSTTDSPVLIEAELGARDTPPLLRALAERNDSLQR; from the coding sequence ATGAGTTCCACGATCACCCTCGCCGAGTACCTGGGCCGCCGTCTCACCCAGGCCGGCGTCGCGCATCTGTTCGGCGTTCCCGGCGACTTCAACCTCACCCTGCTCGACCACCTGGCGACCGTGCCGGGCCTACGCTGGGTGGGCTCGCCCAACGAGCTGGGCGCCGGGTACGCCGCGGACGCGTACGCCCGCGCGCGCGGCCTGTCGGCGATCGTCACGACGTACGGCGTCGGCGAACTGAGCTGCATCAACGCGATCGCCGGGAGCGCCGCCGAGGACGTGCCGGTGGTGCACGTGGTGGGCGGCCCGGCGACCGTGGCGGTGGTCGGCCGCCGGCGGCTGCACCACACCCTGGCCGACGGGGTGTTCGACCGGTTCGAGATGGCGTACGCGCAGGTCACCGTGCACCAGGAGACGGTCGTCGCGGAGCGGGCCACCGAGCAGGTGGACGCGGTGCTGCTGGCCGCGATGACGTACCGTAAGCCGGCCTATCTCAGCATTCCGCAGGACCTGGCCACGCTGCCGGTCGACCCGGCCCCGCTGGCGCGGCCGCTGACCGTCGCGGCCCCGACCGCCGCCGAACTCCAGGCGCGGCTGTCCGGGCTGTTCGCCGTCGCCGAGCGGCCGGTGCTGGTGGTCGGGCACCTGGTGGCCCGCCACGGCCTCGCCGAGCCGGTCCGGCGAGCGGCCCGGCAGGCCAACATCCCGCTGGTCACGTCACTGGCCGCGAAGGGCTGCATCGACGAGTCCGAGCCGCTGTTCCGTGGCACCTACGCGGGCACCATGGTGGACCGGGGCGCCAGCGACCTGGTCGCCGACGCCGACCTGGTCGTCGAGCTGGGGACCGTCGCCACCGACGTGCTGTCCGGATTCTTCACCCACCGTACGCCGGACGAGCAGGTCGTCCACGTCGGCGCGGCGGAGCTGGCCGGCGCGGTCCGGGTGCTGGAACGGCTGTGCGCCGGCCGCCGGTTCGCCGACCGGCCCGCGGCGCCGCGCCCGGCGTACTACGCGCCGGCCGATCCGGACGCCCCGCTGACCCAGGACGGGCTGTGGGCCACCGTCCAGGAGTGGCTGCCGCCGGGGATGGCGGTGCTGGCCGACACCGGCACGTCATTCTGGGGCGCGGCGGCGCTGCGCCTGCCGGACGATACGGTGCTGCTCGGCCAGCCGATCTGGAACTCGATCGGCTACGCCCTGCCGGCGGTTCTCGGCCAGGGGCTCGCCGACCCCGGCCGCCGTCCGATCCTGTTCATCGGCGACGGCGCCGCCCAGATGACCGTGCAGGAACTGAGCACGATCACCGCGCACGGCCTGACGCCGATCATCGTGCTGCTCAACAACCGCGGCTACACCATCGAGCGCGCGCTGCAGAGCCCGGACGCCGGGTACAACGACGTCGCCGCCTGGGACTGGAGCTATCTGGCCGCCGCGCTCACCGGTGACAAGGTGGAGTACCGCCTCGCCCGCACCGCCGCCGAGCTGCGGCACGCTCTCGACGTGGCGGGGTCCACGACGGACTCCCCGGTGCTGATCGAGGCCGAGCTCGGCGCCCGGGACACGCCGCCGCTGCTGCGCGCCCTGGCCGAGCGCAACGACAGCCTGCAGCGGTAG
- a CDS encoding alpha/beta fold hydrolase encodes MFDDFTLEHVDVGEVTLRVRHGGAGTPVVLLHGHPRTHTTWHAVAPRLATRHHVVAPDLRGYGGSTLPPDAPDHAQSSKRAMARDVVRLMSYLGHDRFAVVGHDRGALVAFRAAMDRPDAVSHLVVMDGLPVLEHLERTDATFARAWWHWWFLGQTEKPAEPLINAAPEAWYRIPGPDVLGAGNHADLWAALRNPAVVHGMCEDYRAGLGIDRSHDAADRAAGRQVRCPVLLLESAHDDLDLQGDPAAIWAPWLARPLRHRVVDSGHHQAEQAPAAVAEALLDFLAP; translated from the coding sequence ATGTTCGACGACTTCACCCTGGAGCACGTGGACGTCGGCGAGGTGACCCTGCGGGTACGCCACGGCGGCGCGGGGACACCGGTGGTGCTGCTGCACGGCCACCCCCGCACCCACACCACCTGGCACGCCGTCGCGCCACGGCTGGCCACCCGGCACCACGTGGTGGCGCCCGACCTGCGCGGCTACGGCGGCTCGACGCTGCCCCCGGACGCGCCGGACCACGCCCAGTCGTCCAAGCGCGCCATGGCCCGCGACGTGGTGCGGCTGATGTCGTACCTGGGCCACGACCGGTTCGCGGTGGTCGGCCACGACCGGGGCGCCCTGGTCGCGTTCCGCGCCGCGATGGACCGCCCGGACGCGGTGTCGCACCTGGTGGTGATGGACGGCCTGCCGGTGCTGGAGCACCTGGAGCGCACCGACGCCACGTTCGCGCGGGCCTGGTGGCACTGGTGGTTCCTGGGGCAGACCGAGAAGCCGGCCGAGCCGCTGATCAACGCCGCCCCGGAGGCCTGGTACCGGATTCCCGGCCCGGACGTGCTCGGCGCGGGCAACCACGCGGATCTCTGGGCGGCGCTGCGGAACCCGGCCGTGGTGCACGGCATGTGCGAGGACTACCGCGCCGGGCTGGGCATCGACCGGTCCCACGACGCGGCGGACCGGGCCGCCGGCCGGCAGGTGCGCTGCCCGGTGCTGCTGCTCGAATCCGCCCACGACGACCTGGACCTGCAGGGTGACCCGGCCGCGATCTGGGCGCCCTGGCTGGCCCGGCCGCTGCGCCACCGCGTCGTCGACTCCGGGCACCACCAGGCGGAGCAGGCGCCCGCCGCGGTGGCCGAGGCGCTGCTGGACTTCCTGGCGCCGTGA
- a CDS encoding putative bifunctional diguanylate cyclase/phosphodiesterase: MTGGWMLAALLLGVLGVLAPVPRWALWPASFAASATSAAACLLAAATGRGAGRTFWRWLAGAVALLCLGIAGQAVDTLRHLGQVVAMSPLTGLFYFTAVSVAVLALLRLPGHRRTWRATVAMWLDIAIVAAASGLVLLQFMATLPLPVPDGVVATVLRIIMLGSACAAVVAVVKVGMSGTGPVHGRALWILSPVGLLGPLSLLLAPAFQRYPHLNAAVVVMPPLALALALAAHAQTRANLAGAAGPVLAEQPREAAGQRGISRIPYVAVAVTATMLLGVTVRTGYLPAGLAAGAVCLIVLVLIRQHAALSDNSRLADRLAVQARHDDLTGLPNRRHFTDALHGRRAATTVTVCDLDDFTALNDRLGDDTGDAILRRAAERITLAVGGDALVARLLGDEFGVLLGAEHPLAEGDRLAEALLQAFQAPLPVDGHDLLVTVTVGSAAGRDEVVPDLLRRAELALQSAQRVGANRHQRHTAGLDASAQHHADLAAALRRGLARGEFRLVYQPIVELPLGGMHAVEALVRWHPDGGAPVSPAEFIPVAEQTGMIVDLGAWILDTACADAAAWQRRHGTAAPRISVNVSARQLLDPELPGLVGSVLRRHGLEPGRVTLEITETAVFAGGPALHTVRALRALGVGIALDDFGTGHSSLTLLRTCPVTTLKVDKSFIDELNGSPEQEAIAVSLSGIAATLGLRAVAEGVETRDQADRLHVLGYRFAQGYHFARPLPAGDIDAALLSAVS, translated from the coding sequence GTGACGGGCGGATGGATGCTGGCCGCCCTGCTCCTCGGCGTCCTGGGTGTCCTGGCGCCGGTGCCGCGGTGGGCGCTGTGGCCGGCGTCGTTCGCGGCGTCGGCCACCTCGGCGGCGGCCTGCCTGCTGGCCGCGGCCACCGGCCGGGGCGCGGGACGGACGTTCTGGCGGTGGCTGGCCGGCGCGGTCGCGCTGCTGTGCCTGGGCATCGCCGGCCAGGCGGTCGACACGCTGCGCCACCTCGGTCAGGTGGTGGCGATGAGCCCGCTCACCGGCCTGTTCTACTTCACCGCGGTGAGCGTGGCGGTGCTGGCCCTGCTGCGCCTGCCCGGGCACCGCCGCACCTGGCGCGCCACGGTCGCGATGTGGCTGGACATCGCCATCGTCGCGGCCGCCTCCGGCCTGGTGCTGCTGCAGTTCATGGCGACGCTGCCGCTGCCGGTCCCGGACGGGGTGGTGGCCACCGTGTTGCGGATCATCATGCTCGGTTCGGCGTGCGCCGCGGTCGTCGCGGTGGTCAAGGTGGGGATGAGCGGCACCGGGCCGGTGCACGGCCGGGCGCTGTGGATCCTCAGCCCGGTCGGTTTGCTCGGGCCGCTGTCGCTGCTGCTGGCACCGGCGTTCCAGCGGTACCCGCACCTGAACGCCGCGGTGGTCGTGATGCCGCCGCTGGCTCTCGCACTGGCGCTGGCGGCGCACGCGCAGACCCGGGCGAACCTGGCCGGCGCCGCCGGTCCGGTGCTCGCGGAGCAGCCGCGCGAGGCCGCCGGCCAGCGGGGCATCAGCCGGATCCCGTACGTCGCGGTCGCGGTGACCGCCACCATGCTGCTCGGCGTCACGGTGCGCACCGGCTACCTGCCGGCCGGGCTCGCCGCCGGCGCGGTGTGCCTGATCGTGCTGGTCCTCATCCGCCAGCACGCCGCGCTCAGCGACAACAGCCGGCTGGCCGACCGGCTCGCCGTCCAGGCCCGGCACGACGACCTGACCGGGCTGCCGAACCGCCGGCACTTCACCGACGCCCTGCACGGGCGGCGGGCCGCGACCACGGTCACGGTCTGCGACCTGGACGACTTCACCGCGCTCAACGACCGGCTCGGCGACGACACCGGCGACGCGATCCTGCGCCGGGCCGCCGAGCGGATCACCCTGGCCGTCGGCGGCGACGCGCTCGTCGCCCGGCTGCTCGGCGACGAGTTCGGCGTGCTGCTGGGCGCCGAGCACCCGCTGGCCGAGGGCGACCGGCTCGCGGAGGCGCTGCTGCAGGCCTTCCAGGCGCCGCTGCCGGTGGACGGGCACGACCTGCTGGTCACCGTCACGGTGGGGTCGGCGGCCGGGCGGGACGAGGTCGTACCGGATCTGCTGCGCCGCGCCGAGCTGGCCCTGCAGTCCGCCCAGCGGGTCGGCGCCAACCGCCACCAGCGGCACACCGCCGGCCTGGACGCCTCCGCCCAGCACCACGCGGACCTCGCCGCGGCGCTGCGCCGGGGCCTGGCCCGGGGCGAGTTCCGGCTGGTCTACCAGCCCATCGTGGAGCTGCCGCTGGGCGGTATGCACGCGGTCGAGGCGCTGGTCCGGTGGCATCCGGACGGCGGGGCGCCGGTCTCCCCGGCCGAGTTCATCCCGGTGGCCGAACAGACCGGCATGATCGTCGACCTGGGCGCCTGGATCCTGGACACCGCCTGCGCCGACGCCGCCGCCTGGCAGCGCCGGCATGGCACGGCGGCGCCGCGGATCAGCGTCAACGTCTCGGCCCGCCAGCTGCTCGACCCGGAGCTGCCCGGCCTGGTCGGCTCGGTCCTGCGCCGCCACGGGCTGGAGCCGGGCCGGGTGACGCTGGAGATCACCGAGACCGCGGTGTTCGCCGGCGGCCCGGCCCTGCACACCGTGCGCGCGCTGCGCGCCCTGGGCGTGGGCATCGCCCTGGACGACTTCGGCACCGGCCACTCCTCGCTCACCCTGCTGCGGACCTGCCCGGTCACCACGCTCAAGGTGGACAAGTCGTTCATCGACGAGCTCAACGGCAGCCCGGAGCAGGAGGCGATCGCGGTGTCGCTCAGCGGCATCGCGGCGACGCTCGGGCTGCGCGCGGTGGCCGAGGGCGTGGAGACCCGGGACCAGGCGGACCGCCTGCACGTGCTGGGCTACCGCTTCGCCCAGGGCTACCACTTCGCCCGCCCGCTGCCGGCCGGCGACATCGATGCCGCGCTCCTGTCCGCCGTAAGCTGA
- a CDS encoding ThuA domain-containing protein, whose amino-acid sequence MRALIVRGGWDGHEPVACTELFRPFLREHGFTVRVADSLDVYTGPDEPDLIVQCWTGARFTEEQEAGLVERVRAGAGFAGWHGGIVATGYEAPRYQYMVGGRFVCHPGDFVDYTVDITGEHPVTAGLDSFAVHTEQYFCHLDPTLDVLATTTFTGAHGAPETAGAVMPVVWTRRFGAGRVFVSTLGHSVADLRVPQTRTITERGLLWAAGLVAGPR is encoded by the coding sequence ATGCGTGCGCTGATCGTCCGTGGCGGGTGGGACGGGCACGAGCCCGTCGCCTGCACCGAGCTGTTCCGGCCGTTCCTGCGGGAGCACGGGTTCACCGTGCGGGTCGCCGACTCCCTCGACGTCTACACCGGACCGGACGAGCCGGACCTGATCGTCCAGTGCTGGACCGGGGCCCGGTTCACCGAGGAGCAGGAGGCCGGCCTGGTCGAGCGGGTCCGCGCCGGCGCCGGGTTCGCCGGGTGGCACGGCGGGATCGTGGCCACCGGGTACGAGGCGCCGCGGTATCAGTACATGGTCGGTGGTCGGTTCGTCTGCCACCCGGGCGACTTCGTCGACTACACCGTCGACATCACCGGCGAGCACCCGGTCACCGCCGGGCTGGACAGTTTCGCGGTGCACACCGAACAGTACTTCTGCCACCTCGACCCGACCCTGGACGTGCTGGCCACCACCACGTTCACCGGCGCCCACGGCGCCCCGGAGACCGCCGGCGCGGTGATGCCGGTGGTCTGGACCCGCCGGTTCGGCGCCGGGCGGGTCTTCGTCTCCACGCTCGGGCACAGCGTCGCCGACCTGCGGGTGCCGCAGACCCGCACGATCACCGAGCGCGGGCTGCTGTGGGCCGCCGGGCTGGTTGCCGGACCCCGCTGA
- a CDS encoding TIGR03668 family PPOX class F420-dependent oxidoreductase → MTFGAMPRRPGAPVGPGPTPATGPVRPGPTPAERFATARVAHLATVTPDGAPHLVPIVFALVGDVIHTAVDGKPKRHRRLRRLANIEHDPRVSVLADHYDDGDWSRLWWVRADGLATITDVPEPALIARYPQYGVQPPPGPFLRIRVTAWSAWSA, encoded by the coding sequence ATGACGTTCGGCGCGATGCCGAGGCGCCCCGGGGCTCCGGTGGGGCCCGGTCCGACCCCGGCCACCGGCCCGGTCCGGCCCGGTCCGACCCCGGCCGAGCGTTTCGCCACGGCCCGGGTGGCGCACCTGGCCACGGTCACCCCGGACGGCGCGCCGCACCTGGTGCCGATCGTGTTCGCCCTGGTCGGCGATGTGATCCACACCGCGGTCGACGGCAAGCCGAAGCGGCACCGGCGGCTGCGGCGGCTCGCCAACATCGAGCACGACCCGCGGGTCAGCGTGCTGGCCGACCACTACGACGACGGCGACTGGTCGCGGCTGTGGTGGGTGCGCGCCGACGGCCTCGCCACGATCACCGATGTGCCGGAGCCGGCGCTGATCGCGCGGTACCCGCAGTACGGCGTGCAGCCGCCGCCCGGGCCGTTCCTGCGCATCCGGGTCACCGCCTGGAGCGCCTGGAGCGCCTGA
- a CDS encoding aldose epimerase family protein: MTSIDSTAFGELADGTKIEKWTLTNAGGSSVSVLTWGATIQSVLVPDRDGRLANVVLGFDDMAGYTDPANPYFGSTVGRYANRIAGGRFTLDGQTYELTRNEKSKTLHGGARGFDKRVWSAAPAGDGVRMTRTSPDGEEGFPGTVEASVTFTLDDRNRLRIDYRATTDRPTVVNLTNHAYWNLAGEGSGTIDGHLLRIAAERYTPVDADLIPTGALEPVAGTPFDFRTFRAIGERVRDGHPQLAAGLGYDHNYVLSASEAAVVREPGSGRQLTIETTEPGLQFYSGNFLDGRLRGPGGRRYRQGDAFALETQHFPDSPNQPHFPSTVLRPGETYTSSTTHVFATFG; this comes from the coding sequence ATGACGAGTATCGACAGCACGGCGTTCGGCGAACTGGCCGACGGCACGAAAATCGAGAAATGGACGCTGACCAACGCGGGCGGGTCCTCGGTCTCCGTCCTCACCTGGGGCGCGACGATCCAGTCCGTCCTGGTGCCGGACCGGGACGGTCGCCTGGCCAACGTGGTGCTCGGCTTCGACGACATGGCCGGCTACACCGACCCGGCCAACCCGTACTTCGGCTCGACCGTCGGGCGGTACGCCAACCGTATCGCCGGGGGCCGGTTCACGCTGGACGGGCAGACCTACGAGCTGACCCGCAACGAGAAGAGCAAGACGCTGCACGGCGGCGCGCGGGGTTTCGACAAGCGGGTCTGGTCGGCGGCGCCGGCCGGTGACGGCGTACGGATGACCCGTACCTCACCGGACGGCGAGGAAGGTTTCCCCGGCACGGTCGAGGCGTCCGTGACGTTCACCCTGGACGACCGGAACCGGCTGCGGATCGACTACCGGGCCACCACCGACCGGCCCACGGTCGTCAACCTGACCAATCACGCCTACTGGAACCTGGCCGGCGAGGGCAGCGGCACGATCGACGGCCACCTGCTGCGGATCGCCGCCGAGCGCTACACCCCGGTCGACGCCGATCTGATCCCCACCGGGGCGCTGGAGCCGGTGGCCGGCACCCCGTTCGACTTCCGCACGTTCCGGGCGATCGGCGAGCGGGTACGCGACGGCCATCCGCAACTGGCCGCCGGGCTCGGCTACGACCACAACTACGTCCTGAGCGCGTCCGAGGCGGCCGTCGTGCGGGAGCCGGGGTCCGGCCGGCAGCTGACCATCGAGACCACCGAGCCGGGCCTGCAGTTCTACTCCGGCAACTTCCTGGACGGCAGGCTGCGCGGCCCCGGTGGCCGGCGGTACCGCCAGGGCGACGCGTTCGCCCTGGAGACGCAGCACTTCCCGGACAGCCCGAACCAGCCGCACTTCCCGTCCACGGTGCTGCGCCCGGGCGAGACCTACACCTCCAGCACCACCCACGTGTTCGCCACCTTCGGGTGA
- a CDS encoding zinc-dependent alcohol dehydrogenase, whose protein sequence is MRALVLTGPGEAEVRRVPEPQAGPGQVLVDVERVGVCGTDVELFTGEMSYLHTGAASYPLRPGHEWAGTVLATGPGVDRDWVGRRVTGDTMIGCGECARCRAGRHHVCPRRHELGCRDGLPGALAERLAFPAAYLHALPDAVDATLGALVEPGGNALRAVRAAAVAPGERLLVLGTGTIGLLAAMFGRALGARVHLLGEHEPTAELAGGPVWTRQTLPDLAWDAVVDATNAAALPGLAVRLVEPGRTVVYIGLAGAPSLVDTREIVLKDVTAVGILGASAGLAGAITAYAEGDADPRPLVAATVSLEQIVGVLAGERPRDAGPGPKFHVDPRR, encoded by the coding sequence ATGCGTGCGCTGGTCCTCACCGGGCCGGGCGAGGCCGAGGTCCGGCGCGTGCCGGAGCCGCAGGCCGGTCCGGGCCAGGTGCTCGTCGACGTGGAGCGGGTCGGGGTGTGCGGCACCGACGTGGAGTTGTTCACCGGCGAGATGAGCTACCTGCACACCGGCGCGGCCTCCTATCCCCTGCGGCCCGGCCACGAGTGGGCCGGCACGGTGCTGGCCACCGGTCCGGGGGTGGACCGCGACTGGGTGGGGCGGCGGGTCACCGGGGACACGATGATCGGCTGCGGGGAGTGCGCGCGCTGCCGGGCCGGGCGGCACCACGTCTGCCCGCGGCGGCACGAGCTGGGCTGCCGCGACGGCCTGCCGGGCGCGCTGGCCGAGCGGCTGGCGTTCCCGGCGGCGTACCTGCACGCCCTGCCGGACGCCGTGGACGCCACACTCGGCGCGCTGGTCGAGCCGGGCGGGAACGCGCTGCGGGCGGTCCGGGCCGCCGCGGTGGCCCCGGGTGAGCGGCTGCTGGTCCTGGGCACCGGCACGATCGGCCTGCTGGCGGCGATGTTCGGCCGGGCCCTCGGCGCGCGGGTGCACCTGCTCGGCGAGCACGAACCCACGGCGGAACTGGCCGGCGGGCCGGTGTGGACCCGGCAGACCCTGCCCGACCTGGCGTGGGACGCGGTCGTCGACGCCACCAACGCGGCCGCGCTGCCCGGGCTCGCGGTGCGGCTGGTCGAGCCGGGACGCACGGTGGTCTACATCGGGCTGGCCGGCGCCCCCAGCCTGGTCGACACCCGGGAGATCGTGCTCAAGGACGTCACCGCCGTCGGCATCCTGGGCGCCTCGGCGGGGCTGGCCGGGGCGATCACGGCGTACGCGGAAGGCGACGCGGACCCGCGCCCGCTGGTGGCCGCGACCGTCTCGCTGGAACAGATCGTCGGGGTGCTGGCCGGCGAGCGCCCGCGGGACGCGGGGCCCGGCCCGAAATTCCACGTGGACCCGCGGCGGTGA